The genomic interval GTGTGCGATTCGCAAGTCGATGGCTAGGTTTGGCCGCCTCGTTTAGCTCATCAAAGAGGCCTGACCCCTTTGACCCTAAAGAGGCCTGTGATTCAATCAGGGATTCAGTTCAACAAGGAAGACCATGGCAATGGAAACTCCAGCGGAAGTCTACTGCTGCAGACGGTTAAAACGCTTCGTGCTCTCTTTCAAAGCCGAGCACGCTCGTGTTCCAAACATTGGTGACAAGCTTAGCAGCTTCTGCTGATCAATCGTCATCCTTGTCCAATCTGTGTTTGGAGTTCGCCGCGGGAGATTGATAGTAAACTCGCACAGCGGACACGACGGTGATTTCCGACCGCATGGGCAGTTCTTTGGCTTGGACATCGCCGTCCGCGTTCAGCCCTTGGTAGTAGGTGTTCTTGGGACGAAATGTGCGGATCATTGGTGTGTCCCGCCAATTTGCATTCGAGCTGTATTGCTCCCCGTAGTCATTCTCGAATTCAACGTACATCGATTGCGGATAGTAGGCATTGGTTGACTCTTGAATGTTGATGACGGGAGGTTTTTGATCGCCAAACACTGCCAGCATTACCTTTGCTTTTTCCTGTGCCGCCTGGATGGCATGAGACCTCGCCCTGGATTTCGCATCGTCGATTTCCTTGCTCCAATAATCGAATGCGATAATGTCTGTCACACCGTTTGCAAACGCGATCTTGATCGCCCGCATGGCTTCGGCATCATCTTTGACCGAAACATGCAGGTTGGATTGCATGAGATAGCCAGACTTCCTTTCCACAGCGACATTCTTGCCGCGAACCTCTTCCAGTTCGAATTCATAGCGTGGCAGCACGGAAATGAAATCATCGACAATCTCATCCATCTGCACGCCCATTTCTTGCCAACCCTTCTTAAGCGCCGCGACGGACGATTCGATTTCTGTCATGCATTCAACAGAGGTTTTTCCTTCTGCGGTGACGGCTAACACGATACGAATTTCCGTCGGCTTGATTCGTAGTTCCGCTTTGCCTTCGATCGTAATGAATCCTTCGGCGACCTCCGGGCTGAGAGGCGTA from Stieleria varia carries:
- a CDS encoding SIMPL domain-containing protein, coding for MHVPKLVCTSLVVMLIIAPHSQLAAQFSGARGGVSHVGGHGAAGGQFTPLSPEVAEGFITIEGKAELRIKPTEIRIVLAVTAEGKTSVECMTEIESSVAALKKGWQEMGVQMDEIVDDFISVLPRYEFELEEVRGKNVAVERKSGYLMQSNLHVSVKDDAEAMRAIKIAFANGVTDIIAFDYWSKEIDDAKSRARSHAIQAAQEKAKVMLAVFGDQKPPVINIQESTNAYYPQSMYVEFENDYGEQYSSNANWRDTPMIRTFRPKNTYYQGLNADGDVQAKELPMRSEITVVSAVRVYYQSPAANSKHRLDKDDD